In Ooceraea biroi isolate clonal line C1 chromosome 13, Obir_v5.4, whole genome shotgun sequence, a genomic segment contains:
- the LOC105286318 gene encoding protein strawberry notch isoform X4, whose product MDLPVSPLDKTQGALSALNQKFGNKIPGGLVTKTAAPGYEMVRVGGSQGAAPGFVNANQFNQLSQLAASGYGFPPGLATLTGFNPAAFLQSSMDMNALMGSFMGMPGMNMGVNPFLQFLNQSGIHPNWSGLSGKTVSQMWMNSGDPTKLMQPNVPEEEEVDDEDMGVAETYADYMPTKLKLGRKHPDPVVETASLSSVEPTDVWYKVSIPEETIRSGALSALQLESITYASQQHEHLLPDDTRAGFLIGDGAGVGKGRTIAGIIFENYLKGRKRAIWVSVSNDLKYDAERDLKDIGAGKIDVHALNKFKYAKISSAVNGNVKKGVIFSTYSALIGESSQSGGKYKSRLKQLLQWCGEDFDGLIIFDECHRAKNLCPTGSSKPTKTGLTVLELQNKLPKARVVYASATGASEPRNMAYMVRLGMWGEGTPFPEFTDFITAVEKRGVGAMEIVAMDMKLRGMYIARQLSFHGVAFKIEEVPLSKDFTKVYDHSVRLWVQAMQRFQEAAELIDAENRMKKTMWGQFWSSHQRFFKYLCIAAKVKHAVAVAREAVKCGKCVVIGLQSTGEARTLEQLERDDGELSDFVSTAKGVLQTLVEKHFPAPDRNRIQRLLGLEPPKLRLDDDDYMDGAGGSAGGSKRKPIRQAAQRATKKVRAWSSEEEISDEERNCAHSSGSEFKLTGSESEDEQHTDEESNVSSDFNPFFSDSDSDADPWDRRKKKGSKKQKKPQKKRLSTQDKIQSMLVEKQSSNRNKRNGDTGISGPMGVISGSVPRSQAPPRDAIERACSMKEELLSQIETLGERLPPNTLDQLIDELGGPENVAEMTGRKGRVVQTEDGAIQYESRSEVDVPLETLNLTEKQRFMDGEKTVAIISEAASSGISLQSDRRARNQMRRVHITLELPWSADRAIQQFGRTHRSNQVNAPEYIFLISDLAGERRFASIVAKRLESLGALTHGDRRATETRDLSQFNIDNKYGRTALEATMKAIMGYEPPLVPPPQDYHGDFFKDVADALVGVGLICNSENAPGVLTLDKDYNNMSKFLNRILGMPVDLQNRLFKYFTDTLNAIIGQAKKTGRFDMGILDLGTSGENVRRVRLFRFLRKHATGKAPTELHVVHVERGMSWSEATDKCSELIAPKEGFYLSHQIRNGKQTAILAMMVEGGKKKTESKKDQLYMVHRPNTGLQLRQETLGELEKKYKKVSTDEAEPHWTQQYEASVDTCSHAYWSGNCKNANIGMDCEVGLRRRSYNVLAGSVLSVWSRVENVLAARSGHNSKMQVVRLRTDEGLKIVGTLIPKSCMEPLRQALSSDAENTEELTF is encoded by the exons ATGGATCTACCAGTGAGTCCTTTGGACAAAACACAAGGGGCATTAAGTG cgttaaatcaaaaatttggaaataaaattcctGGTGGTTTAGTGACAAAGACTGCAGCACCAGGTTATGAAATGGTGCGTGTTGGTGGCTCTCAGGGTGCTGCTCCAGGTTTCGTTAATGCGAACCAATTTAATCAGTTGAGTCAGTTGGCAGCTAGTGGATATGGTTTTCCACCGGGACTGGCTACTCTCACGGGATTCAATCCTGCTGCTTTCCTTCAGTCGA GCATGGACATGAATGCTTTGATGGGTAGCTTTATGGGTATGCCTGGAATGAACATGGGAGTTAATCCtttccttcaatttcttaatcaAAGCGGGATTCATCCCAATTGGTCAGGGCTTTCAG GAAAGACCGTGTCACAGATGTGGATGAATTCCGGCGATCCGACGAAACTGATGCAGCCAAATGTACCGGAGGAAGAAGAGGTTGACGACGAAGATATGGGTGTCGCCGAGACTTATGCCGATTACATGCCAACAAAGC TCAAGCTTGGACGGAAGCATCCGGATCCCGTTGTCGAAACGGCGTCCTTATCGAGCGTCGAGCCGACGGACGTTTGGTACAAGGTCTCCATCCCGGAGGAAACGATACGATCCGGCGCGCTCTCTGCGCTCCAACTCGAGTCTATCACGTACGCGTCCCAGCAGCACGAGCATCTGCTGCCCGACGATACACGGGCTGGTTTTCTGATCGGCGACGGTGCAGGTGTCGGCAAGGGTAGAACTATCGCCGGCATAATATTCGAAAATTACTTGAAAGGTCGGAAACGTGCCATCTGGGTGTCCGTGTCGAATGATCTCAAGTACGATGCCGAGCGTGATTTGAAGGATATAGGTGCAGGCAAGATCGAC GTACACGCGTTGAACAAATTCAAGTATGCAAAAATTTCGTCGGCGGTAAACGGCAACGTGAAGAAAGGCGTCATCTTCAGCACGTATTCCGCGTTAATTGGCGAATCGTCGCAGAGCGGGGGGAAATATAAGAGCCGATTAAAGCAGTTGTTGCAGTGGTGCGGTGAAGATTTCGATGGTCTGATAATCTTCGACGAGTGTCACCGGGCGAAAAATCTCTGCCCTACCGGTAGCTCAAAACCTACGAAAACAG GCTTAACCGTCTTGGAGCTGCAAAACAAGCTTCCGAAAGCTAGAGTCGTATATGCCAGTGCGACTGGTGCTTCCGAACCCCGTAATATGGCCTACATGGTGCGGCTGGGCATGTGGGGCGAGGGCACGCCTTTCCCCGAGTTCACCGACTTCATCACCGCAGTGGAGAAACGCGGTGTCGGCGCGATGGAGATTGTAGCTATGGACATGAAGCTGCGCGGTATGTACATCGCACGACAATTGAGCTTCCACGGCGTGGCCTTTAAGATCGAGGAGGTGCCCCTTTCCAAGGACTTTACCAAAGTTTACGATCACTCGGTGCGATTG TGGGTGCAAGCGATGCAGAGGTTCCAAGAAGCGGCGGAGTTGATTGACGCGGAGAATCGCATGAAGAAAACCATGTGGGGTCAGTTTTGGTCCTCGCATCAACGTTTCTTCAAGTATCTCTGCATTGCCGCGAAAGTGAAACACGCGGTGGCGGTGGCTCGCGAAGCGGTCAAATGCGGCAAATGCGTGGTGATAGGCCTTCAGTCTACCGGCGAAGCGCGCACTTTGGAGCAGTTGGAGCGCGACGATGGCGAACTCAGCGATTTTGTTTCCACCGCAAA GGGCGTCTTGCAGACACTGGTGGAGAAACACTTTCCAGCACCGGATCGTAATCGTATCCAACGTCTTCTCGGTTTGGAACCACCAAAGCTCAGATTAGACGATGACGATTACATGGATGGTGCTGGCGGTTCCGCGGGAGGTAGCAAAAGGAAGCCGATCCGCCAGGCGGCACAACGTGCAACGAAAAAAGTGCGCGCTTGGTCATCGGAGGAGGAGATATCGGACGAAGAGAGAAACTGCGCCCACAGCTCTGGCTCGGAATTCAAATTGACCGGTAGCGAGAGCGAGGACGAGCAACACACCGACGAGGAGAGCAACGTCAGTTCCGACTTCAATCCGTTCTTCAGCGACAGTGACTCCGACGCCG ATCCTTGGGACCGacgaaagaaaaagggaagCAAAAAGCAGAAGAAACCGCAGAAGAAACGGTTGAGCACGCAGGATAAGATCCAATCGATGCTCGTGGAGAAACAGTCCAGTAACAGGAATAAACGTAATGGCGACACGGGAATCAGCGGTCCTATGGGCGTCATAAGTGGTAGCGTGCCCCGTAGCCAGGCACCGCCCAGAGACGCGATCGAGAGAGCTTGCAGCATGAAGGAGGAGCTGTTGTCGCAGATAGAGACTCTTGGCGAACGATTACCGCCAAACACGCTGGATCAACTGATAGACGAGCTCGGCGGGCCGGAAAATGTCGCGGAGATGACGGGTAGGAAAGGTCGTGTCGTGCAAACGGAAGACGGTGCAATACAATACGAATCCAGGTCAGAGGTGGACGTTCCTTTGGAGACGTTGAATTTGACGGAGAAACAGAG GTTTATGGACGGAGAGAAAACCGTAGCGATTATCTCTGAAGCAGCCAGCAGCGGCATATCGTTACAGAGCGACAGGCGAGCGAGGAATCAAATGCGACGTGTGCATATCACGCTCGAGTTGCCGTGGAGCGCGGACAGAGCGATACAGCAGTTCGGACGAACGCATCGATCTAACCAAGTCAATGCACCGGAGTACATATTCCTCATATCAGACTTGGCCGGAGAGAGGCGCTTCGCCTCGATCGTTGCGAAGCGTCTGGAGAGCCTAGGTGCGCTGACGCACGGCGATCGTCGTGCGACGGAGACTCGAGATCTCTCGCAATTCAATATCGACAACAAGTATGGCCGTACGGCTCTGGAAGCGACGATGAAAGCTATAATGGG GTACGAACCACCATTGGTACCACCGCCGCAAGACTATCACGGTGATTTCTTCAAGGACGTGGCTGATGCGTTAGTGGGCGTCGGTTTAATTTGCAACAGCGAGAACGCGCCCGGCGTGCTCACCCTCGACAAAGACTACAATAACATGTCCAAGTTCCTGAATCGCATCCTCGGTATGCCGGTGGACCTGCAGAATCGtctgtttaaatatttcaccGACACGCTGAACGCCATTATCGGCCAGGCCAAGAAGACCGGCCGTTTCGACATGGGTATTCTCGATCTCGGCACATCGGGCGAGAACGTCCGTCGGGTAAGATTGTTCCGATTTCTGCGGAAACACGCGACCGGCAAGGCACCAACGGAGCTGCACGTGGTTCATGTCGAGCGCGGAATGAGCTGGTCCGAAGCCACGGACAAGTGCTCGGAACTGATTGCGCCCAAAGAGGGCTTCTACTTGAGCCATCAGATCCGTAACGGCAAGCAGACCGCCATTCTCGCAATGATGGTGGAGGGCGGCAAGAAGAAAACCGAGAGCAAGAAGGATCAACTGTATATGGTGCACAGGCCCAATACGGGACTGCAGCTGCGACAGGAGACTCTAGGTGAACTGgagaaaaaatacaagaaagtGAGCACGGACGAGGCTGAACCGCACTGGACGCAGCAATACGAGGCTTCTGTAGACACGTGTTCGCACGCGTACTGGAGCGGCAACTGCAAAAACGCCAATATTGGCATGGATTGCGAGGTGGGGCTAAGAAGACGTTCCTATAATGTGTTAGCTGGTTCGGTTCTGAGCGTTTGGAGCCGCGTGGAAAATGTGCTCGCCGCACGATCCGGGCACAATTCCAAGATGCAAGTTGTACGACTACGGACGG ATGAAGGACTGAAGATTGTCGGAACACTTATCCCGAAATCTTGTATGGAGCCGTTGCGCCAAGCGCTTTCTTCCGACGCGGAAAACACGGAGGAACTGACGTTTTGA
- the LOC105286318 gene encoding protein strawberry notch isoform X1 produces MATKKYDDGVSDDTSGSDFDDEEDPDKIEVPGGGKDLATAAGIASIKDEKQNMDLPVSPLDKTQGALSALNQKFGNKIPGGLVTKTAAPGYEMVRVGGSQGAAPGFVNANQFNQLSQLAASGYGFPPGLATLTGFNPAAFLQSSMDMNALMGSFMGMPGMNMGVNPFLQFLNQSGIHPNWSGLSGKTVSQMWMNSGDPTKLMQPNVPEEEEVDDEDMGVAETYADYMPTKLKLGRKHPDPVVETASLSSVEPTDVWYKVSIPEETIRSGALSALQLESITYASQQHEHLLPDDTRAGFLIGDGAGVGKGRTIAGIIFENYLKGRKRAIWVSVSNDLKYDAERDLKDIGAGKIDVHALNKFKYAKISSAVNGNVKKGVIFSTYSALIGESSQSGGKYKSRLKQLLQWCGEDFDGLIIFDECHRAKNLCPTGSSKPTKTGLTVLELQNKLPKARVVYASATGASEPRNMAYMVRLGMWGEGTPFPEFTDFITAVEKRGVGAMEIVAMDMKLRGMYIARQLSFHGVAFKIEEVPLSKDFTKVYDHSVRLWVQAMQRFQEAAELIDAENRMKKTMWGQFWSSHQRFFKYLCIAAKVKHAVAVAREAVKCGKCVVIGLQSTGEARTLEQLERDDGELSDFVSTAKGVLQTLVEKHFPAPDRNRIQRLLGLEPPKLRLDDDDYMDGAGGSAGGSKRKPIRQAAQRATKKVRAWSSEEEISDEERNCAHSSGSEFKLTGSESEDEQHTDEESNVSSDFNPFFSDSDSDADPWDRRKKKGSKKQKKPQKKRLSTQDKIQSMLVEKQSSNRNKRNGDTGISGPMGVISGSVPRSQAPPRDAIERACSMKEELLSQIETLGERLPPNTLDQLIDELGGPENVAEMTGRKGRVVQTEDGAIQYESRSEVDVPLETLNLTEKQRFMDGEKTVAIISEAASSGISLQSDRRARNQMRRVHITLELPWSADRAIQQFGRTHRSNQVNAPEYIFLISDLAGERRFASIVAKRLESLGALTHGDRRATETRDLSQFNIDNKYGRTALEATMKAIMGYEPPLVPPPQDYHGDFFKDVADALVGVGLICNSENAPGVLTLDKDYNNMSKFLNRILGMPVDLQNRLFKYFTDTLNAIIGQAKKTGRFDMGILDLGTSGENVRRVRLFRFLRKHATGKAPTELHVVHVERGMSWSEATDKCSELIAPKEGFYLSHQIRNGKQTAILAMMVEGGKKKTESKKDQLYMVHRPNTGLQLRQETLGELEKKYKKVSTDEAEPHWTQQYEASVDTCSHAYWSGNCKNANIGMDCEVGLRRRSYNVLAGSVLSVWSRVENVLAARSGHNSKMQVVRLRTDEGLKIVGTLIPKSCMEPLRQALSSDAENTEELTF; encoded by the exons ATG GCAACCAAAAAGTATGATGATGGAGTGAGCGATGATACCAGTGGCAGTGATTTCGATGATGAGGAAGACCCTGATAAAATTGAAGTACCTg gTGGAGGTAAAGATCTTGCAACTGCTGCCGGAATTGCAAGTATCAAAGATGAGAAACAGAATATGGATCTACCAGTGAGTCCTTTGGACAAAACACAAGGGGCATTAAGTG cgttaaatcaaaaatttggaaataaaattcctGGTGGTTTAGTGACAAAGACTGCAGCACCAGGTTATGAAATGGTGCGTGTTGGTGGCTCTCAGGGTGCTGCTCCAGGTTTCGTTAATGCGAACCAATTTAATCAGTTGAGTCAGTTGGCAGCTAGTGGATATGGTTTTCCACCGGGACTGGCTACTCTCACGGGATTCAATCCTGCTGCTTTCCTTCAGTCGA GCATGGACATGAATGCTTTGATGGGTAGCTTTATGGGTATGCCTGGAATGAACATGGGAGTTAATCCtttccttcaatttcttaatcaAAGCGGGATTCATCCCAATTGGTCAGGGCTTTCAG GAAAGACCGTGTCACAGATGTGGATGAATTCCGGCGATCCGACGAAACTGATGCAGCCAAATGTACCGGAGGAAGAAGAGGTTGACGACGAAGATATGGGTGTCGCCGAGACTTATGCCGATTACATGCCAACAAAGC TCAAGCTTGGACGGAAGCATCCGGATCCCGTTGTCGAAACGGCGTCCTTATCGAGCGTCGAGCCGACGGACGTTTGGTACAAGGTCTCCATCCCGGAGGAAACGATACGATCCGGCGCGCTCTCTGCGCTCCAACTCGAGTCTATCACGTACGCGTCCCAGCAGCACGAGCATCTGCTGCCCGACGATACACGGGCTGGTTTTCTGATCGGCGACGGTGCAGGTGTCGGCAAGGGTAGAACTATCGCCGGCATAATATTCGAAAATTACTTGAAAGGTCGGAAACGTGCCATCTGGGTGTCCGTGTCGAATGATCTCAAGTACGATGCCGAGCGTGATTTGAAGGATATAGGTGCAGGCAAGATCGAC GTACACGCGTTGAACAAATTCAAGTATGCAAAAATTTCGTCGGCGGTAAACGGCAACGTGAAGAAAGGCGTCATCTTCAGCACGTATTCCGCGTTAATTGGCGAATCGTCGCAGAGCGGGGGGAAATATAAGAGCCGATTAAAGCAGTTGTTGCAGTGGTGCGGTGAAGATTTCGATGGTCTGATAATCTTCGACGAGTGTCACCGGGCGAAAAATCTCTGCCCTACCGGTAGCTCAAAACCTACGAAAACAG GCTTAACCGTCTTGGAGCTGCAAAACAAGCTTCCGAAAGCTAGAGTCGTATATGCCAGTGCGACTGGTGCTTCCGAACCCCGTAATATGGCCTACATGGTGCGGCTGGGCATGTGGGGCGAGGGCACGCCTTTCCCCGAGTTCACCGACTTCATCACCGCAGTGGAGAAACGCGGTGTCGGCGCGATGGAGATTGTAGCTATGGACATGAAGCTGCGCGGTATGTACATCGCACGACAATTGAGCTTCCACGGCGTGGCCTTTAAGATCGAGGAGGTGCCCCTTTCCAAGGACTTTACCAAAGTTTACGATCACTCGGTGCGATTG TGGGTGCAAGCGATGCAGAGGTTCCAAGAAGCGGCGGAGTTGATTGACGCGGAGAATCGCATGAAGAAAACCATGTGGGGTCAGTTTTGGTCCTCGCATCAACGTTTCTTCAAGTATCTCTGCATTGCCGCGAAAGTGAAACACGCGGTGGCGGTGGCTCGCGAAGCGGTCAAATGCGGCAAATGCGTGGTGATAGGCCTTCAGTCTACCGGCGAAGCGCGCACTTTGGAGCAGTTGGAGCGCGACGATGGCGAACTCAGCGATTTTGTTTCCACCGCAAA GGGCGTCTTGCAGACACTGGTGGAGAAACACTTTCCAGCACCGGATCGTAATCGTATCCAACGTCTTCTCGGTTTGGAACCACCAAAGCTCAGATTAGACGATGACGATTACATGGATGGTGCTGGCGGTTCCGCGGGAGGTAGCAAAAGGAAGCCGATCCGCCAGGCGGCACAACGTGCAACGAAAAAAGTGCGCGCTTGGTCATCGGAGGAGGAGATATCGGACGAAGAGAGAAACTGCGCCCACAGCTCTGGCTCGGAATTCAAATTGACCGGTAGCGAGAGCGAGGACGAGCAACACACCGACGAGGAGAGCAACGTCAGTTCCGACTTCAATCCGTTCTTCAGCGACAGTGACTCCGACGCCG ATCCTTGGGACCGacgaaagaaaaagggaagCAAAAAGCAGAAGAAACCGCAGAAGAAACGGTTGAGCACGCAGGATAAGATCCAATCGATGCTCGTGGAGAAACAGTCCAGTAACAGGAATAAACGTAATGGCGACACGGGAATCAGCGGTCCTATGGGCGTCATAAGTGGTAGCGTGCCCCGTAGCCAGGCACCGCCCAGAGACGCGATCGAGAGAGCTTGCAGCATGAAGGAGGAGCTGTTGTCGCAGATAGAGACTCTTGGCGAACGATTACCGCCAAACACGCTGGATCAACTGATAGACGAGCTCGGCGGGCCGGAAAATGTCGCGGAGATGACGGGTAGGAAAGGTCGTGTCGTGCAAACGGAAGACGGTGCAATACAATACGAATCCAGGTCAGAGGTGGACGTTCCTTTGGAGACGTTGAATTTGACGGAGAAACAGAG GTTTATGGACGGAGAGAAAACCGTAGCGATTATCTCTGAAGCAGCCAGCAGCGGCATATCGTTACAGAGCGACAGGCGAGCGAGGAATCAAATGCGACGTGTGCATATCACGCTCGAGTTGCCGTGGAGCGCGGACAGAGCGATACAGCAGTTCGGACGAACGCATCGATCTAACCAAGTCAATGCACCGGAGTACATATTCCTCATATCAGACTTGGCCGGAGAGAGGCGCTTCGCCTCGATCGTTGCGAAGCGTCTGGAGAGCCTAGGTGCGCTGACGCACGGCGATCGTCGTGCGACGGAGACTCGAGATCTCTCGCAATTCAATATCGACAACAAGTATGGCCGTACGGCTCTGGAAGCGACGATGAAAGCTATAATGGG GTACGAACCACCATTGGTACCACCGCCGCAAGACTATCACGGTGATTTCTTCAAGGACGTGGCTGATGCGTTAGTGGGCGTCGGTTTAATTTGCAACAGCGAGAACGCGCCCGGCGTGCTCACCCTCGACAAAGACTACAATAACATGTCCAAGTTCCTGAATCGCATCCTCGGTATGCCGGTGGACCTGCAGAATCGtctgtttaaatatttcaccGACACGCTGAACGCCATTATCGGCCAGGCCAAGAAGACCGGCCGTTTCGACATGGGTATTCTCGATCTCGGCACATCGGGCGAGAACGTCCGTCGGGTAAGATTGTTCCGATTTCTGCGGAAACACGCGACCGGCAAGGCACCAACGGAGCTGCACGTGGTTCATGTCGAGCGCGGAATGAGCTGGTCCGAAGCCACGGACAAGTGCTCGGAACTGATTGCGCCCAAAGAGGGCTTCTACTTGAGCCATCAGATCCGTAACGGCAAGCAGACCGCCATTCTCGCAATGATGGTGGAGGGCGGCAAGAAGAAAACCGAGAGCAAGAAGGATCAACTGTATATGGTGCACAGGCCCAATACGGGACTGCAGCTGCGACAGGAGACTCTAGGTGAACTGgagaaaaaatacaagaaagtGAGCACGGACGAGGCTGAACCGCACTGGACGCAGCAATACGAGGCTTCTGTAGACACGTGTTCGCACGCGTACTGGAGCGGCAACTGCAAAAACGCCAATATTGGCATGGATTGCGAGGTGGGGCTAAGAAGACGTTCCTATAATGTGTTAGCTGGTTCGGTTCTGAGCGTTTGGAGCCGCGTGGAAAATGTGCTCGCCGCACGATCCGGGCACAATTCCAAGATGCAAGTTGTACGACTACGGACGG ATGAAGGACTGAAGATTGTCGGAACACTTATCCCGAAATCTTGTATGGAGCCGTTGCGCCAAGCGCTTTCTTCCGACGCGGAAAACACGGAGGAACTGACGTTTTGA